AATGGAAAAGCGAAATCTGGCTGCTGCCTACGAATTCTATTGTGGACGAAAAATGGATGAAGACTTCGAAGCACACCGTGCCGACCAAGATACCGAGGCCACCTATCGCGTGCTGTTGGGACAGCTCGACATGTATTCGGCAGACAAGCAGAGTGAAGCCGAGCGCATATTGCCCAACGACATGGATTATCTGGCTGATTTCTCCAAGCAGAATGACAATGTTGACTTTGCAGGACGCATTGTCTGGGGGCCTGTAAAGGATAAAGACGGCAATCCTTTGCTGGATAAAGACGGTCAACCACAGGTGCAAGAGGTGTTCAACTTCGGCAAATACAAGGACATGCCAGTGGCAGAAGTCTTGAAGAAAGACCCTGGATATTATTCCTGGATGTTGGCGGCAGAGTTCTCAAACAACACCAAACAGGTGCTCACACGCATCAGACTACGAGAATTCAACAAGCGCTCATGCTGAAAGGAAAGAAGATTGTACTTGGAATTACAGGCTCTATAGCAGCCTATAAATCGTGCCTCATCATTCGTGCTCTTATCAAACACGGTGCTGAGGTACAAGTTGTTATTACCCCATCGGGCAAAGAGTTCATTACGCCGATAACGCTTTCTGCACTCACCCATAAGCCTGTAATCAGCGAGTTTTTCTCTCAACGTGACGGCACATGGCACTCCCATATAGACCTTGGATTGTGGGCCGATGCCATGCTCATAGCCCCTTGCACGGCAAGCACACTCGGAAAAATGGCACATGGTGTGGCTGACAACATGCTTATCACCACCTATCTCAGCATGAAAGCCCCTGTGTTTATTGCTCCGGCAATGGACCTCGACATGTTTCAACATCCTTCTACGCAGGCCAATCTCCAGCAACTGAAATCCTATGGCAACCATATCATAGAACCCGCAAGCGGCTTTCTGGCCAGTGGACTTGAGGGAAAAGGGCGAATGGAAGAACCGGAAAGAATTGTTGAACAACTCGACAAATTCTTCAACTCGACTGCTGACCTGCAGGGAAAGAATATCATGATTACGGCTGGTCCTACATACGAGAAGATTGATCCCGTGCGTTTCATCGGCAATTATTCAAGCGGAAAAATGGGATATGCACTGGCCGAAGAATGCTATCGCCGTGGAGCTGAGGTCACATTGATAAGTGGCCCCGTGAGTCTTAGTTGCTCGGAGGGCATCAGAAGGATAGACGTGGAGAGTTGCGAAGAGATGTATGAGCAGGCAACAAAGGCCTTTCCACAACAACATGCAGCCATTCTGTGTGCGGCAGTGGCCGATTTCAAACCCGAAAACGTGGCAGAAACGAAGATTAAACGTGAGAAAGACGACTTGCTTCTCCGTCTCAAACCCACGCAGGATATTGCTTCTACGCTCGGAAAGATGAAGACCTCAGATCAGCGTATCATCGCTTTCGCACTCGAAACCAATGACGAAGAGCAGAATGCCAAGCAAAAATTAGAGAAGAAGAATGCCGATTTCATCGTGATGAACTCTACCCGAAATCCAGGAACGACATTCCAGAGCGATGAGAACCAGATAACGATTATCCATAAAGAAGGAAAGAAAGAATATGCCAAGAAGCCGAAAACAGATGTTGCCAAAGATATTGTTGACGAGCTGGCTACTCTTTTGTAGTGGCTCACTGCTGGCACAGGAACTGCAGGCTACCGTCAATATCAATCATGCACAGATACAAGGCACTGACAATTCGATATTCGATAATCTGCAAACTACCCTCATGCAATTTCTGAACGACCGCAAATGGACGGCTTTACAGTTTCAGAAAAATGAGCGTATACCCTGTAGTTTCAATATCACGGTGAACAAATACGACCGCAAGACCAACACTTTCAGCTGTAAGGCAATCGTTCAGGCTAACCGCCCGGTATTCAATTCTTCATACACCACCACCTTATATAATAATATTGATAACAACTTCGACTTTGAGTTTGCTGAATTCAGCCAGCTCGATTTCAACGAGGAACATATTGACAACCAACTGACGGCTCTCTGTGCCTACTATGCCTATCTCATCATCGGCATGAACCTTGACAGTTTCTCGCCCATGGGAGGAACTGACATTCTACAACAATGCCTCAACGTGGCCAATAATGCTCAAGGCTTGAACTTCACGGGTTGGAAGAGTTTTGACGATGACCGAAACCGATATGCCTTTATCAATGGCTATATGGACGAGGCTTTGAAACCTTTCAGAATGCTTCAGTATGATTACTATCGGACAGGACTTGACGAGATGGCCAATAATGTAGAAAAGGCACGTGTGAACATCACTACGGCACTCGAGAACGACCTCCAGAAAGCCCATGAGAACCGTCCTTTGAGTATGTTGCCACAGATATGGACCGACTATAAAAAGGATGAGCTTGCCAATATCTATCAAGGCAAAGGCACGCAGAAGGAGAAAGAAAGCGTCTACGAAATTCTTTTCAGACTCAATGCCAGCCTGAATGAGGCATGGGATAAAATCAAACGATAAAACATAGACAATGCTGAAACAATTATATATCAAGAACTTCACGCTGATCGACGAACTGAACATAGCATTCAACAGCGGTTTCTCTGTGATTACCGGAGAAACAGGTGCAGGAAAAAGCATCATTCTCGGTGCTATCAACCTGCTTCTGGGTCAGCGTGCCGACACGAAAGTCATAAAGGCAGACAGGGATAAATGCGTGATTGAGGCTCACTTCAATCTCTCGAAATATGGCATGGACCAGTTCTTCGCCGATAATGACATCGACTATGATTCAGAAGACTGCATCATCCGTCGGGAAATCAACAAGAATGGCAAGAGCCGTGCATTTGTCAACGACATGCCCGTACAGCTTACACTCATGCGAGAGTTAGGCGAGATGCTTGTAGATATTCACAGCCAGCATCAGAACCTCCTTCTGCAAAAAGAAAACTTCCAACTCAATGTGGTTGACATCATTGCCCACGACGAACAAGAACGCAAGAACTATCAGGAGAGTTTCAAAGCCTATCGGAAAGCTCATGCCGACCTGAAACAATTGGAGGAAAATATAGCACAAGGCAAAGAGAATGAGGAGTTTATGCGCTTCCAGTTCAATGAAATTGAAAAGGCAAACTTGAAAGCCGATGAACAGGAAAACATAGAACAGGAAACCGAACAACTCTCGCATTCAGAAGAAATCAAGGAGGCGCTTTTCGAGGGTGACGGCCTGCTTATAGGCGAAGAGCGGGGAGCCGTGGAACAAGTGAAACGAGCTGCCAACCGACTGCATGCCATCGAGCAGGTGTACCCCAATGCCAAGGAATTGGCCGAACGACTCGACAACTGCCACATCGAACTTAAAGATATAGCCCAGGAAATCAGTCGTGATACTGACCATATAGAATTCGACCCAGCCCGACTTGACCAACTCAATGAGCGCCTCGATACCATCTATTCCCTTCAACAGAAATTCCATGTGTCGACCATTGCCGAACTCCTGCAAATCAAGGAAGAACTCGGGAAGCAGTTGGGCAACATCGACAACTCGGAAGAACTGCTTGAAGAAACCCGCCAACGCGTGAACCAACTCGAACAACTCTGCCATGAGAAGGCCGAGATGCTCACACGGAAACGTGAGAAAGCGGCCTTGTTGGTAGAGAAAGAAATGGCCAACCGACTTGTACCTTTAGGGATTCCCAATGTGAGATTTCAAATTCAACTCACTGTCAAAGAACTCTCTGAA
The nucleotide sequence above comes from Segatella oris. Encoded proteins:
- a CDS encoding 3'-5' exonuclease; the protein is MKLNLKKPLVVFDLETTGLDIVNDRIIQLSFIKVCPDGTEERGDHLINPGKHIPDMVSALTGIDDEKVKDAPSFKQLSATLAEKFKGCDFAGFNSNRFDVPMLAEEFLRAGIDFDFSKCRLIDAQTIFHKMEKRNLAAAYEFYCGRKMDEDFEAHRADQDTEATYRVLLGQLDMYSADKQSEAERILPNDMDYLADFSKQNDNVDFAGRIVWGPVKDKDGNPLLDKDGQPQVQEVFNFGKYKDMPVAEVLKKDPGYYSWMLAAEFSNNTKQVLTRIRLREFNKRSC
- the coaBC gene encoding bifunctional phosphopantothenoylcysteine decarboxylase/phosphopantothenate--cysteine ligase CoaBC — its product is MLKGKKIVLGITGSIAAYKSCLIIRALIKHGAEVQVVITPSGKEFITPITLSALTHKPVISEFFSQRDGTWHSHIDLGLWADAMLIAPCTASTLGKMAHGVADNMLITTYLSMKAPVFIAPAMDLDMFQHPSTQANLQQLKSYGNHIIEPASGFLASGLEGKGRMEEPERIVEQLDKFFNSTADLQGKNIMITAGPTYEKIDPVRFIGNYSSGKMGYALAEECYRRGAEVTLISGPVSLSCSEGIRRIDVESCEEMYEQATKAFPQQHAAILCAAVADFKPENVAETKIKREKDDLLLRLKPTQDIASTLGKMKTSDQRIIAFALETNDEEQNAKQKLEKKNADFIVMNSTRNPGTTFQSDENQITIIHKEGKKEYAKKPKTDVAKDIVDELATLL
- a CDS encoding DUF4835 family protein produces the protein MLPKILLTSWLLFCSGSLLAQELQATVNINHAQIQGTDNSIFDNLQTTLMQFLNDRKWTALQFQKNERIPCSFNITVNKYDRKTNTFSCKAIVQANRPVFNSSYTTTLYNNIDNNFDFEFAEFSQLDFNEEHIDNQLTALCAYYAYLIIGMNLDSFSPMGGTDILQQCLNVANNAQGLNFTGWKSFDDDRNRYAFINGYMDEALKPFRMLQYDYYRTGLDEMANNVEKARVNITTALENDLQKAHENRPLSMLPQIWTDYKKDELANIYQGKGTQKEKESVYEILFRLNASLNEAWDKIKR
- the recN gene encoding DNA repair protein RecN, which gives rise to MLKQLYIKNFTLIDELNIAFNSGFSVITGETGAGKSIILGAINLLLGQRADTKVIKADRDKCVIEAHFNLSKYGMDQFFADNDIDYDSEDCIIRREINKNGKSRAFVNDMPVQLTLMRELGEMLVDIHSQHQNLLLQKENFQLNVVDIIAHDEQERKNYQESFKAYRKAHADLKQLEENIAQGKENEEFMRFQFNEIEKANLKADEQENIEQETEQLSHSEEIKEALFEGDGLLIGEERGAVEQVKRAANRLHAIEQVYPNAKELAERLDNCHIELKDIAQEISRDTDHIEFDPARLDQLNERLDTIYSLQQKFHVSTIAELLQIKEELGKQLGNIDNSEELLEETRQRVNQLEQLCHEKAEMLTRKREKAALLVEKEMANRLVPLGIPNVRFQIQLTVKELSEDGRDKIAFLFSANRSTPLQPVSQVASGGEIARVMLSLKAMISGAVQLPTIIFDEIDTGVSGRVAEMMAQIMQEMGQHDRQVISITHLPQIAALGTTHYKVSKEETNEGTVSHMRLLTDDERIQEIAQMLSGSNISAEAISNAKALLKKA